Within Dermacentor albipictus isolate Rhodes 1998 colony chromosome 3, USDA_Dalb.pri_finalv2, whole genome shotgun sequence, the genomic segment GAAGTGTTTTGCGCGAAAGCGGAGCTCCGGTGGCGCCATCTGCAAAAGAGCGACGTGCCGACGTCACGGAGGGGAAACGGAACGCTGACAAATGTAAACTCGAGCACCAGTGCTTTGCCCCGCAGGATTTGAGAGCGGATTTCTCTAACATGGTGCTAATTAGGCGATTTCTGTTAAATGGATATTGCTTAATTACTGGTCAGCTTCAAATCCGTGATTGTGTCATGCGTCCTAAAGTGAATAAGGACAAAGTTAATAAAGGAAACTTTAGTTTTGTCGCGCAAGTAATGTCCAGCTCTTCCAATTTTTGCAGCTGATGTGGCAGAATTgtcatatttttttattgcctCTTTTTCTCAGAATAAGACGACCTTCGCTATCGGCTCGGGAATGACAACACGCTCGTCGCCAATGTCATCGTGCGGAATGATAAGGGTGACACTTTTTCGGCACCGGAGAGCCGCGCAGAAATGTATGCACAATGACATCGAAAATAAAACTACATTTCGGCAGATGCAGAAAAATAATTGAAGCACACTGCGGGTCTCTTCGTATCTACTGCGTCACTCTTTTTGTTCATTGCGACCAAGCCGCCTCTTCTGTTGCTTTATCGTGTGGGAAATTCATTAGATCCGCGACTAATCACCACGGTCAATCCTAATACTGAGATCGTCCGCACTCGTTTCTAtttgtctgtctgtttcttttttgtgtaaggAACCGGTGCGCCTATAGCTTCGCAGAAATGCTGTCGCCCAGTGAACTGTGAATACCGTCGCATGAAGtactcttgttctttttttaagttcGCCGCCTTCGTTTATCGAGAATAGTACGTGCCTCACAGCTGCATACAAACGTTCGCTCGATCGAACATCGTCAGCCCTGATATTGGAGCAATACTTTTCTTCGGTAGCGAACTGCCAGAAGCGTCTCGGAAAACGTTCCAGCTGTTCGTGGTCGCACTTGCGTTTTCCTTGAGGCGTCGTGGTTTCCTTCACTGCCGCGTTTCCTTTACTGTCGCGTTGTAAGACCCCGTTGAAGACAGCGTGGATCGAAATTAAACATTGTGAAATGACAGTGGCCTATAAAATAGTCCAGAAAGCTGCTGAACGTGAAATATGAGGAATGTGGCGCTTACAAACAGGTTTGGCCACCGTTCACACGAATAACCAAATTACGGGGACGTGTTTTTACTTCACAGACATTTAAAAATCgtctgtggcaggtagcatagTTTTAGTCATTGAACTGAATTACTCAAAAAGGCGGACATTATACTTGCGCGAGAAATCGATATGCACAGCCGACGAGTTAACAAAATTCACTAGTTAAGTTCTTAAATAATGTACGCTACACATTGAAATTTACGAAGTGTAACCGCAAGCAAGGCACATCCGCCCGGAACGAATTTTGTGAATGACACAGGCTTaaagatatgcgccgtcaaacttgtggTATAATTGCACTGTTGTCCCACTTTttcttctctattttttttttacaaaacgacgtttcatgcattgaaaaacacaaataaatgcaacGCCCACGTATTTTGTCGTACACTTTGGGAATAATTATCTAGAAGCTAGTATCATCCTGAAAAGTCGTTCCAAGCAAATACGCTTTGTGAACTCACCGTCTGCTGATTGGTCTCTCTATTCTTCGATTCTTCACGTGAAGTAGCGTCGGAAATTAGCGTCGCAGCCGTCGGAAATTGCTTTGCAATAAACTGTTTTTAGCACATCACCGCTCATTGTTTATTTTTGATCGCTTCCCAGCtcgctcttatttatttttttcgttctcCTTTGCTATTCCTGTGTTAATTTCACGGCGCGGAACGTATTCCGGTTGGCTGACTTAACCCGCAAGAATTTTGAAGCGAAGACCCTGCGCACTGCTTCGACGCACTGCTCACGCGTGTAGACCCGCCGCGAGTGCTTATTGGCTTTAGCattgcgctactaagcacgaggtcgcggggtcaaatcccagccgcggcggccgcattttcgatggaGGCGATATGCAAATTTgcctgtgtactgtgcattgggtgaacgttaaagaaccccaggtggacaaaattaatgCGGAATCACCACGGCGTGTCTCAAAATTTGATTGTTGTTTTAGCACGTAGAGCCCCAGAGTTTACTTTTCTTTACGCGTGTAGCCATCTTTGTACGATATTTACTCGGCGGCATGCAAGATTCGCATGACGTAATCGGCTGAACAGTTTGACGTTCACAGTTTAGGTAATGCGCTACGACACGGCAATTACAAGTGCGAGGCGAgagttattatttatttatttaaatctCTCGTCAATTATGGAGTCCGGGTGTTGGATGCCTTGCCGCTTGTTTTACGAGTGGCGTTTGACAGGCGATTGTGCCGAGGAGGTTGGCTGCGCCACACGGTTACTTGCGTTGCGGTGAAGCATGAGGGTCAGCGGCAACTTAGGCTCCATCGCAAACGCTTCAATGTAAACTTCCTTCTCTGTGTATTAAACAATGTGCCGAGCAAACTCTTTGCTTATCGCCAGCACACTGCTAGTTTTGTGGCCCATGGGGGTACGAGGCATTGGCATCGTTAATTTTGAACGGGGAGCATAGTAATTCGCTCTATCCGCACACCATAATGGGAGTACCCTTACAGTAGATCATTTTAAATACTGCgttcgcgcgactggccgctcaaggcactttgcgtgtattcgcagtcttctttcacgctcgaaaaaacacttttatgtagcacgtattgagcaacggaaagctgtatcgggagtttttcacgtcgctctacaattttgtcattgacactGTTCATCTACTCGTAAGTACATTGTTTGAGAAGTTAACTAATTGAAACTATTtttctaattaggtggaatgaggaaaaaataatatgagtatctgcaagcgacggcaaacaacattaccttggttctgtccagctacgtggcgttcacatatttttaatgtttggctaaagttacgtgggacaccctgtatagcaaTATATACATACGAGCACCTTCTCTCACCTTGAGCGATGGTACAATGCGCCCGCTGACTGTAGCCGCGCGCACGCAGGGCTTCTACATGTACCTGTACAGCGTGAGCCTGCTGTTCCTCCTCTACGTGTACATCTACCTGCTCCGGCGCTCCTCCCCGCCCGGGTCCGGGGCCGCGTACAGGTGCCCCAAGAAGATCACCATCCTCGAGAACCTGCGACGCAGCGTGGGCGACAAGGCGCAGCCCAACAAGGGGCTGGACGCCGCGGCCGCCCAGAGCGGCGGTGTGCCGCCGAGGCTCAAGAAGCAACGCATCTCGGAGAACGACCGCAGCCACGGAAGCCTCTTCCTCAGGATCGGCGCCATTGGTACGCATCAGAGAGCGCAGGGAGCGAACCGCTTAGTTCCCGTTCTGGCTAGAGGATACGGCGGGACGCACGCGATAGTTTTTCTCTTTGCTGTGCTAACTTTAGCTTTGGAGCACCGTTTAGTAGATactgggggcgagctccaccactggaaaagctggcgccacagTCGGTGTggcgtggcatgagggatcacgtggacacagcggtcGCGTCAGCttcttcgggagcgccgaagcaagctgaaaaagaaagtttaaagtcccatcTGCGCTGCGgctctgattaagtggtgaggctttaccgccttgggtgtctgcttgacaacattttaaataactataataggtagtggctgcctttggaggcgtgcagcacgGTAGGTTaatgctcggtgccgcagtgccggacgtacgcaacggagcctggtgtcagccttattcacacgtagcctggtgtcagccttattcacacgtagccgcaggacaagcagctgcttgaagcttggctcgcgaaacttagaaccggcaaacatacatcggctacaactcgggtatgcagcaagcacagacgcgaggaatatttctgctacggcgccgggactgcgatgttcggtgaaagcagaaaacgcgcgctgagacgctcgcccgcgcccgctgcccggctaatgtcatgacggtttggtctatgaacttgttgatgctagatccTGGCAAGTTCACTGCAACGGAaggggagcggtaagacgcacattaaaaagaaggcatggcatatggtcatgtttgtattATGAATCACTGCActagattacgaaaaagaagcagagggaaatcgcacgctgagaagaccgataaacatacagtgcgacgcaacttgagaaataatattgaaatgtccaagaatttagaagacagataaagattgaatcgtcgcgatggcacatcacagtcgctgtaggcgtcgaagtctctataacgaaatcaTTTTtgacagctctgatagcgtccacgcatcaatggttgctagtgtactgtcaaatgctcatatgctgcggcctaaagctcacggcacggtgcgaaaacgcgctcgcagcgaaagcaaaacattgtgcgccgacatgcatgcagacgcgcagtcggttgctGCGAACCCGTGggatcgctgcattgagacttCGTTCTGTTATGCTTCATTTgattatacagacagcccactataagaacatatttcacatagtttactcttaGTGTTTGCCTACCTTTCGCGCCAGAAGCctgttcgggagactccatcgcggcgaccgcctgcagtggcgttcactgtacgtattcggtaaagagatagcgtctgtaaacgattctatactttcagtttgcccaagattattatatcgccagtcaaaaacttccctcgttttgagagtacttacataaatgtcgaGGAGGGCTGCCGcttggtgtttttattgagccccgtaagcgaaacctatgaaggcagcgccacgtgatccctcatactaggcaagggaggcgcttccgacagatggcgactccgtgaGTCCTTGACCCCAATATAATGCGCAAAACGGTTCTGAATTGGCACACAAGGTGTTTGGAATATCAGCCTGTATTAAATTTTacagcagtgtttttttttttcttgcagagttGCTCTCTAATTACTTTTCTGCTGTAGCAACGCGCACAATATTAGCCGcacgctgaaaaaaagaaaagatgaaccATGTCGTGCGCGCGAGTACCTGGCTCCGCCGCGTTAGAAGAGTGGTTGTATACCACAAACTAGTCACGCAGAAACCTGCATAGCTGCGACATCGCTTCCAAAATATTAATCACGGCGCGTTAGTTGCTCCTAAGCGGAGATCTCGGACTTAAACCCAAGCCGCGCGCTTATAAAAGTCTCGTCACGCTCGCTAGATGTCGCCGCGAAACTCCGCGTTTTCACGTGTGAAGGCAGAGAAAAAGTACTCTGTAGCTGCATCTTGGCACCACGATATTAGTGATGGCTTTTTAGAAATTAATGGAAAGTCATTTCACTTTGTGGCATATGTTTAGTTTGCTAAATGTTTTCGCAGATGTCGAGGATTGCTTCTTACTAAAATTTGTGCATTTAAGTGCAATTAACGTATATCAGACACCATATGAACCAAGAGTATTTGACAGACGATAGCAGACAGCGACGCCATGTGCAAAAAGTGAGCACACAAGTCGTGTGTGCGCCTCGATGCACTGTTGCCGTGTGGTGGATGTTCTTTGCAGCTTGTAACTTTGGGCGGCGGTGAAACTTCCATTATTGTTGATCACGTGACGTTTGAAAGCAGATATTTTTGGCGAAACCAAAGTTCCTCTATTCCGACTACGGCTGTAAGGGTATTACCGTTCTGACATGATCTACGCTCTGCATTTGCAGCCTTTGGCCTGGGCACAATGGTGTACAATGGCTTGGAGTTCGGCTCGTTCTTCGAAATTCCATCCACGTCGCCCTGCTACAGCGTACTGCTGGGAATCAACCCTGTCCTGCAAATGGTTTTCACATTTGCTCAAATGTACTTCATCTTCATGAACGCAAGGGTGAGTACGACAATGTTGCCTTACAGTAGTGTCCAGCGCTGACTTTGACGGCTTCCTACTGAATATTTCAGCTGAACATCCACAAGTTCAAAGTGGTTGCCAGATTTGGCCTAATGCACGTCGTGGCCACCAACATATGCGTTTGGATACGCACTCTTGGCAAGGAGACTCTGCAGGAAATAAATGAGCACCACCTCAGAAATGGCCGTGGAAGCACACTGGAAGAACTTATCTTGCCATTCAGGGGTAAGTGAAGCCTACACTGTAACATAATTTACGcccctaaaagtgaaaaagggtgtaaatgtgtctataactcacaccattTGGGTGTAAGTTATATACATTACACCATAAGGGTgagttgatgttcgcctcgatgtcagtgagggaaacttgaagatattatggatgtcgcgaagtcacgttacagtaggcaagccagtgacgctgattgcaatggggttaactgtttattaagatagaatatgcaagcgatagaagggaaagtatttacacggacatcactacgagtaacatgttagaattttgctcttctttctcagccgaatctccaccgaatccccACCAACGGCCCCGCAGGCACctaaaagcattcccagcaaccccctcgccccatcgttcgtccaatcacactgcggtgcgcgcagtgtgcacacaacggggctccaaggtgacactatcgggagttccaatacgtccaggtcgttgccaccaatcccttgcagtgcaacgagtccccttttgtctcacaacctcgcaaaaaaaacatacttcccgaagaaagcacttccgcgttctgttcgggcatctggacagcttgcgaatgtctcggcacagtgcggttaagcgacgaggggctgacttcaaggccagggcattgcttccgcgaaccgggtggcggaagcccgacacacagtcacccctcctacgcgctcttcgtagcccgagtcccccacccacgatgctataagtcgccgccgtcttggtgtcgaaccactcGTCTCCTTTGACCACCCCGCGCGACAATTGCATGCAGCTGTCCGCACAAACGACGCCGACTTCACTCCTCCCCACCAAGAATGTCACGGGGACACTTGTTGTCAGCGTGACATttttcacacacacacccgcacacaccACGCAGCACATCACGAACGGTCCTTGCAATTCACAAAGGAAGGGCACAAATCTGCTGTCAGGTCCACCATGCATCCGCGGTAGAAACAACAAAAATAGCCTCTGTCGCCGTGAGGTCTGTCGACAGCAGCACCCGCGAACACTAGAATCGGGCACGTGCGTCCTAACCCGCATGCACTCACACACAAGCCTATACACACAAGCAATTAGCAAAGCCACCGTAGCTGCGCACTTCCCGTATCAGGCTTTTACTCCCCCTCCCCGTCATCTAATCGCGACAGCGCATCTGCACATCGATTTGCCGTTCCTTTTATGTGAACTATCTCTAATTCATACTTCTGAAGCGCCAGTGACCAGCGCATCAGCCTTGGGCTGGTGGATGCGGAGCCGGCCAGAAACGTTAGCGGATTATGGTCGGTGGCCACCTTTATTTTTGCTCCAAATAGCCAGGTGTCCAGCCTCCCCAGCGCCCACACGACCGCAAACGCCTCTCTCTCTATGGCTGACCACTTTGCCTGTGATGCTGTCAGCTTTTTACTCAAGAATGCGACTGGCTTTTGTTCTCCCTCCACAAGCTGCGATAGGCAAGCCCCTACCGCTATCTCGGAGGCATCGGTTGTCAACAGAAACTCATTATCATGATCAGGCGCCACTAACTGCGGCAGTGATGCTAATACGTTCTTTACAGCGCAAAATGCATTTTCTGCCTCCTCATTCCACGGGATCACCTTAGGTATCCTACGGGCTGTCAAGTCAGTTAGCGGGCGTACCACCTTAGAATATTCGGGAATATATTCACGGTAATAGTTAAAAAGACCTAGGACACTCCTAAGATCCCTCTTGGTTTTCGGGGCCTGCAGTTTGAAGATGGCACTCACCCTATCTGGATCGGGGGAATGCGTCCCGGATCCGACGACATGACCAAGATATTTCACCTTTGTCTGTGCGAACTTGCACTTAGCAGGATTCGCCGTCAGACCCACCTGCTTGAGAGTGGCCAACACCTTTCCCAGGTGCTGCATGTGGTCTGCCCAGGTTGTAGAAAATACAGCCACGTCATCAATATATGCCATGGCATATTCTGAATGCTCACGTAAGACATCATTCATAATTCTCTGAAAAGTTGCGGCCGAGTTTCTCAGCCCGTACGGCATGACTCTCCAAGCATACAACCCTTTAGGTGTAGCGAAAGCGGTGAGTCGCTGTGACTCCTCTTCTAGAGCTATCTGCCAATACCCCCTAGTCATATCTATCACCGATATGTAGCTGGCACGCGCTACCTCGTACAACAACTCAGTCATATTCGACATAGGAAAGCTGTCAGGCTCTGTCACTGCATTTAATTTTCTGTAGTCAACACACATCCTTAATGAGCCGTCTTTCTTGGCTACACACACTACTGGATGTACAAAGGAGCTGTCTACCGGATACACGAAGCCCCAGTCTTGCAGTTCCGCAACCTGTCGCTCAATCTCCTTGCGGAATGCCACTGGCACCCTGTACAGGTGTGCTTTCTCCCGTGTTGCATTTGGAAGCAGTGCAATTTTATGTGAACCTACCAAGCATTTACCGGGTCGTTGAGAGAATACCTCCTGAGCTTCCCCTAAAACTCTACGTAGCTCGTCACACTGTCGCGCCGTTAACGTCTCGTTCGCCACTTGGAACTGTACGTTTTCTTCCTTCACTCTAGGACAGGGGGCATGCATCACTGCACCGAACTCTTCGTCCGATTCAAACACTACGCCTACATTATAGGATCTCGCCATGTATGGCCGCAGGCGATTCGCATGCACCCACTTCGTTCCCTCCTCAAACTGCACAACATAACTGTTGTCCcgcttcttctcgtttattaccgCTGGCCCTTTCCATTTTGGCTGCAGCTTGCCTATCTGACTACCATCCAGCACTAGAACCTTATCACCTATGACAAATTGCTTTTCCCTCGCCCTCAAATTGTACTTCTCCGCGTACCGTCTTTGAATCGGCTCAGAATGTTCATTAACCTTAGCCGATGCTTCTGCCATCTTAGTCCTGAGATCCCTCAAGTACTGCGCTGCTGGCTTGTTCAACCCCGTAGGTAGTGTCCACTCCCCAGTCCATGTTTGCCGAAGGATGTCAAGCGGCCCACGCGGTGCTCGGCCAAACATCAATTGGAATGGCGAAATTGCTGTTATATCATGAGGCACTTCCCTATACGCCCATAACACGCACGGAACGTAGCGGTCCCAGTCCCCTTTGTGATCATGGACGACGTGCCGGAGCATTGCCTTAAAGGTGCCATTCCACCTTTCAACAATTCCGTTGCTTTGCGGGTGCTCTGGAGTGGAAAACCGCATCTTAACTCCTAACCGCTCCATGAGTTCCTGTGTTAACCTTGACACAAAGTTGGTGCCTTGATCACAGCAAATCAGTTCAGGCGTCCCGTATCGCGAGAACACTTCTATCAACGCCTGACACGTCGCTTTCGCAGTGAGGCTCCTTAAGGGAATCACTTCCGCCCACCTTGTGCATAAGTCCACCACACTCAAGGCATAGCGGTGCCCGCGTATCGACGCCGGGTCAAGTGGCCCTATACAGTCAATGTATACAACCTCAAAGGGTCGCTCAGGCCTCGTCAATGGGGTGATGGGCACGTTGTCTTTAAATGACGGTCGTGCAAATGTCTGGCAAGTATGACAAGTTCGACAGTGGCGCTTTACATCCGCAACTATAGTAGGCCAAAAGAATGCGCTCCTAAGCCTttgcttcgtctttttctcagAGAAGTGGCCGCCACTGGGTCTATCATGCGCAAGCTCTAAAACTTCTTTCCTTTTTGACTCGGGCAACACTAATTGCCTGTGCAGTTGGCCGTTAATCCTCTCGTCATGAAAAAGCATACCATCCTGTACTTTCATTCCATGCGTACCGTCAACTGCTTGCTTCCATGCTTCACCCAGCGAGTTGTCCTCTTTCTGCTCAACCCTGAAGCGGGCAGCAGGAGATGCATCATCCGAACCCAtagcttcgtttccagccaggcCGACGGACGCAACCATAACACCCTCCTCCGCCTCTTCGTCGTCATCGAGCTCTGGACCCCATTCCGGCCAGTCTGCGACTGCATTTTCTGTGGTGATAAACGCTTGCTCGAGAGTGGCTCTATCCTGTGCTTCTTCCTCCAGCTCCATTTTCGCACTTTCCAGAAGTTCGTGTGCTTCTGGCGTTAACAATGCACCTATGCCTTTTGACAACACATCAGTGACTGCACACAGAATGAGCACCTGTTGGTGTCTGCATCCATCCTCTCCGGCTAGGGATAGTGGTAGATAAAGCAGGTCCGCGTCAACAACCTGACCAAATGCGCCCTTTAACTTAATTTTACCTGAACTCTTGCCCTTACAAGCCTCGGGTACCGTCTCTGTCCTCAACACAGTTATCTCTGCACCTGAATCGAGACAAGCCCTGACGGAATTTCCCCCAACTTCCAAATCGACCCAGTTTAACACCTCCGATGCGGCTTGCTGGTTTACCTTATCACACTGCTCCACCTGCGGCCGAAAACTGTCAGATACAATTATCTCCGCCCTCGCTACGattttgctgttctcttcctcgGGCTGCACCTTCTCGAAACCGTGCCGCGGGTCTGGACAATTGCTGGCATAGTGTCCAAATTTCTTACATTGGAAGCATCGGATAGCTTCCGTTCGAGTTTTCTTGCCTGCATTCCCTGTTTGGCCACTCGTCTTCCCCACGCGTCTGTCTCCTTCACAGAGTGGCTTATCCGAACGCTCTCGGGTCCAGCCCACGCGTCTGCTTTCCTCATATGTCTCGGCTAGCTCGGCAATTTCGCTAGCAACAAGCCAGTGCGTGACTTCATTCTGCATCACATATGTCCTTACATCCTCTGATAATATTTGTTTAAACCTATCGGCGATAACCAAATCTTTTAAATCCTTCAAGGTTGTGACATCCCTACTCTTTAGGTAGTATGAGAACAAAGTTTCTAACCTGGTCGCCACCTGATGCCATGAATCATCCTGTTCTTTCTTTACAGAAAGGAATAAGCGCCGATACTCATTAGGAGTCATTTTAAGTTCCTTTAGAATTTTTTCTTTGAGTTCAGGGTATGGCATTACGCTACCGTCCGACTCGCTTGCTACAAATGCTCTCATATTCTCATTCAGGAACGGCAGCAATATCACTCCACGAATATCCTCGGGGATTTGCAATGTTTCGAAGAGAGTGTCCACGCTTTTAAACCATGCGGGCACTGTGGGATCCGCCTCTGGCATTGGAGCAAGAACTGCCTTCAATTCTTTTGCATACTCCCGCAGCTTGATACCCGACAACTGCCTCTGCCCGCGCTGTGCATCCACCAGCGGCTGTAGCTGCATTTGAGCGAGTTTAATTTTTTCCATCTCTAGCATTAGTCTGAGCTTCTCAAGCTCAAACACTTCTTTTGTGAGCAATTGCTCACCTGCTCGAATGGGTAAATTTTCCCCTTCTTGACCAGACCCTGCGTCAGCCATGTCGCTCTCCGCCATCGTGAGATGTCCTAGAATCTTCCCTTTACCTCGAGAATATCACTAAAGCGCTAGCCCGAAATGGTGGACCAAGAGACAACAGACAAGTGCCCTACCTTGACCACTCCTGTCTCCGCCACCTGGACTGCCTCTCCGGAGTGTTGTTGGCCGTTCTGGGTGCTCCTGACAGCTCTCTGTCGCAGCAACCGCTGATAGTTGTCCTATGCGAAACAATT encodes:
- the LOC139057248 gene encoding uncharacterized protein, encoding MPYPELKEKILKELKMTPNEYRRLFLSVKKEQDDSWHQVATRLETLFSYYLKSRDVTTLKDLKDLVIADRFKQILSEDVRTYVMQNEVTHWLVASEIAELAETYEESRRVGWTRERSDKPLCEGDRRVGKTSGQTGNAGKKTRTEAIRCFQCKKFGHYASNCPDPRHGFEKVQPEEENSKIVARAEIIVSDSFRPQVEQCDKVNQQAASEVLNWVDLEVGGNSVRACLDSGAEITVLRTETVPEACKGKSSGKIKLKGAFGQVVDADLLYLPLSLAGEDGCRHQQVLILCAVTDVLSKGIGALLTPEAHELLESAKMELEEEAQDRATLEQAFITTENAVADWPEWGPELDDDEEAEEGVMVASVGLAGNEAMGSDDASPAARFRVEQKEDNSLGEAWKQAVDDHMQHLGKVLATLKQVGLTANPAKCKFAQTKVKYLGHVVGSGTHSPDPDRVSAIFKLQAPKTKRDLRSVLGLFNYYREYIPEYSKVVRPLTDLTARRIPKVIPWNEEAENAFCAVKNVLASLPQLVAPDHDNEFLLTTDASEIAVGACLSQLVEGEQKPVAFLSKKLTASQAKWSAIEREAFAVVWALGRLDTWLFGAKIKVATDHNPLTFLAGSASTSPRLMRWSLALQKYELEIVHIKGTANRCADALSRLDDGEGE